AGAGCTTTTCCTCCACCGTGGCCTCGAACAGGTTGTACTGGAGCACGGCCAGATTGGCGCCCTCGGGCACCTTCTCGCCGGCGGCCTGGATCTTGGCGATCAACACCTCGGGGTTGTCGGCCTCGGCCTCGGTCAGGCCGGCGTGCTGGATCAGCGCGTCGCGGATGGTCAGGCGGGCAAAGGGCTGGTCCAGGTGGACTTCCTTACCGTTGTAGCTGAGCGCCGCCGAGCCGGTGGCCGCACGCGCCACATGACGCAGCAGCTCTTCGGTGAAGTTCATCTGGTCCTCATGCGTCCAGTAGGCCGCATAGAACTCCATCATCGTGAACTCGGGGTTGTGGCGGACCGACAGGCCTTCGTTGCGGAAGTTGCGGTTGATCTCGAACACGCGCTCGAAGCCGCCGACGATCAGGCGCTTCAGGTAGAGCTCGGGCGCGATGCGCAGGAACATCTGCTGGTCCAGCGCGTTGTGGTGGGTCTCGAAGGGCTTGGCATTGGCGCCACCGGGAATGGGGTGGAGCATGGGCGTCTCGACCTCCAGGAAGCCGTGCTCCACCATGAAGCCGCGCAGGGCCGAGACCGCCTTGGAGCGCAGCGCAAAGCGCTCGCGCGCAGCCTCGTCGCTGATCAGGTCGACATAGCGCTGGCGATACTTCAGCTCCTGGTCGGCCATGCCGTGGAATTTGTCGGGCAGGGGGCGCAGGCTCTTGGTCAGCATCACCAGCTGCGTTACCTTGATCGAGAGTTCGCCGGTCTTGGTGCGGAACAGGGTGCCGCGTGCGCCAACTATGTCGCCCAGGTCCCAGTGCTTGAAGTCGGCGTACAGCTCTTCACCCAAGGCATCGCGCTGCACGTAGAGCTGGATGCGGGAGGTGCTGTCTTGCAGGGTGACGAAGCTGGCCTTGCCCATCACGCGCTTGAGCATGATGCGGCCG
Above is a window of Inhella inkyongensis DNA encoding:
- the lysS gene encoding lysine--tRNA ligase; translated protein: MEPTTAPHADENQLIAERRAKLAERRQRGGVVFPNDFKPEHRALPLGQRYGEIPNEELEPQAIEVSVAGRIMLKRVMGKASFVTLQDSTSRIQLYVQRDALGEELYADFKHWDLGDIVGARGTLFRTKTGELSIKVTQLVMLTKSLRPLPDKFHGMADQELKYRQRYVDLISDEAARERFALRSKAVSALRGFMVEHGFLEVETPMLHPIPGGANAKPFETHHNALDQQMFLRIAPELYLKRLIVGGFERVFEINRNFRNEGLSVRHNPEFTMMEFYAAYWTHEDQMNFTEELLRHVARAATGSAALSYNGKEVHLDQPFARLTIRDALIQHAGLTEAEADNPEVLIAKIQAAGEKVPEGANLAVLQYNLFEATVEEKLWQPTFIMNHPLEVSPLARANDANPGITERFELYMTGREVANGFSELNDAEDQAARFQAQVDAKDGGDDEAMHFDADFIRALEYGMPPTGGCGIGIDRFVMLLTDSPSIRDVILFPALRREN